GCTAGCGAGAACAAGAAGGGATGAGACGGCGGGTGCTGATCCTTTTCAGGGTACGGCGTCTCCCAAGTATGTAGTCTCACCAGCATTTCTCGCTCGCAATCAAATCCCCATTTTAATAAGCCTAGATCTCGACGTTCTCAATCAACCCCACAAAGTGACCCGGGCTCAAGGTGTTAGCGACAAAGCGCTCTAACACCTCAAACACTTGGTCGGAAAATCCTCCAACGTTAAATATGTCGTTGCCATTATAGCATTGTGCCGTGGCGTATGGCTGAATATCTATGCAAGCTAACTTAGCCTGAGGATTGCACAGCTTAAATTTCTGCCACTCGCGCATCGTTTGGGTAGCTCCCTCACGTCGCGCGTCAATCCACGACTGATTATCGGACACCAAAATCACGAAGTCAGCTCTTATGTTTTTGGCATTGAGCCACGCCAAAGGAGCACTGCAATTGGTTCCGCCACCGCCAATAGTAGCTAGTTTATCGGCATTCGTCATCACGCTGTCCCGCGAATTCAATTTAAAAGGGACTACCGTCTCCTCGAAAGGCAGCACTATCGCCGAGGGATTCTTGCGCATAACTGCCGCTGCCATCAAGGCGGCGACATCGATGGCACGAACAGCAGTCGTGGCTCCTCGGCGATAACCAGTTAACGGGGAGCTCATAGATCCTGAGACGTCGGGGCATACCACTACCTGCCCTGAAAACGCCGGAACATTGCTAACTGCTATTTCCATGGCATCTTGGAGAGCCTCACAAATAGGTCGCGGCATGTCGCTCCCCAGCGCACGAAAAGTTACCAGCAACTGGTATGGAAAAGCCCGGGCTTGTTTTATTTTCCCTTGGTCCCTTAACCGCTTGGCGACCAGCTGCGCTAGCTTCTTGTCGGCAAAAACTCCGTGACGAGCAAAAGTATTTAAATTCATGCGAGTCATCTGCCAGCTAGCTCGGCGCGCAATATCCTTCCACTGCCGTGGCCCTAGTTCCAGGGAGGTTAGGAGCTGAAATGGCACCGCCGGTAGCGCACCCGTAGGTTTCTTCTTATAGGTCTCAAAATCGCCAACTATAGGCGGAAGCAATTCCGCCCGAAACGACTTGCCCAAAAGATAACCATAAAAGGCCTCGCGCTTGGAGTTAGCGGGTTTTGGGTGCACCATCTTAACTATGTCAGCCAGAGAAGGGGTGTCCCCGATGATGTCGGAGAACAAGGCTTCCTCAGTGCGTTCCGCAAGCCATTTTATGATGAGCTTCTTGGGAAGAGACCCGAGAGATTTCCGCCCGACTGCCCCCGAACGCATAATTTGCACGAAGTTACGCAACATTTTGGCGTTGTCTACTACCTGAAAAAACACCTTCTCTAACAGCTGTGAATCTTTTACGGATAGCAGCGCACAGAAAAGCGCGGGAAGATCTTTCATGTATCCCTTCTCCCG
The sequence above is a segment of the Deltaproteobacteria bacterium genome. Coding sequences within it:
- a CDS encoding RNA-binding protein, translating into MANKQLFSSAVGKLSLATDALNHEGAPAYKLGPQEALAQYAMTGCLNSTFYASGHDQLQAVIEQAKQVSPKFIAQLAVYSREKGYMKDLPALFCALLSVKDSQLLEKVFFQVVDNAKMLRNFVQIMRSGAVGRKSLGSLPKKLIIKWLAERTEEALFSDIIGDTPSLADIVKMVHPKPANSKREAFYGYLLGKSFRAELLPPIVGDFETYKKKPTGALPAVPFQLLTSLELGPRQWKDIARRASWQMTRMNLNTFARHGVFADKKLAQLVAKRLRDQGKIKQARAFPYQLLVTFRALGSDMPRPICEALQDAMEIAVSNVPAFSGQVVVCPDVSGSMSSPLTGYRRGATTAVRAIDVAALMAAAVMRKNPSAIVLPFEETVVPFKLNSRDSVMTNADKLATIGGGGTNCSAPLAWLNAKNIRADFVILVSDNQSWIDARREGATQTMREWQKFKLCNPQAKLACIDIQPYATAQCYNGNDIFNVGGFSDQVFEVLERFVANTLSPGHFVGLIENVEI